The Flavobacterium jumunjinense genome includes a region encoding these proteins:
- the msrB gene encoding peptide-methionine (R)-S-oxide reductase MsrB: MLNWNTIIGFATRGNPEADRKVVKTEADWKAQLSEEQYRITRLKGTERPNSSELCSLFEPGIYGCVCCDTLLFDANEKFESGTGWPSFTQPIKENSIGYIKDVSFGMIRVEAVCNTCEGHLGHVFPDGPEPSGLRYCMNAVSLKKIEI; the protein is encoded by the coding sequence ATGCTAAATTGGAATACTATTATAGGTTTTGCAACTAGAGGAAACCCAGAAGCAGATAGAAAAGTGGTAAAAACAGAAGCCGATTGGAAGGCTCAGTTATCCGAAGAACAATATAGAATCACAAGATTAAAAGGAACAGAAAGGCCAAATAGTTCGGAGCTTTGTTCTTTATTTGAACCAGGGATTTATGGCTGTGTTTGTTGTGATACATTACTTTTTGATGCTAATGAAAAATTTGAAAGCGGAACAGGTTGGCCTTCTTTTACACAACCCATAAAAGAAAATTCTATAGGATATATTAAAGATGTATCTTTTGGAATGATTAGGGTAGAAGCAGTGTGTAACACTTGTGAAGGACATTTAGGACATGTTTTTCCAGATGGACCAGAGCCAAGTGGTTTGCGTTATTGTATGAATGCGGTTTCATTAAAGAAGATAGAAATATAA
- a CDS encoding cupin domain-containing protein has product MASQNQLTFVNKAPEGVNEAYQSNNMPVTPHFEKNQFLTPHWHPNANEITTCTKGSGQVVLISPNPSSPHQQGTAIKNVYDMTVNQSVFIPKGYFHYFINTGTENFDLELTFSNPNFDILTLDNVVNLLPEYIRKPSLNGNPTIEILTVENKTETV; this is encoded by the coding sequence ATGGCAAGTCAAAATCAACTTACGTTCGTGAACAAAGCTCCTGAAGGAGTAAATGAAGCTTATCAGAGCAATAATATGCCTGTAACTCCTCACTTTGAAAAAAATCAATTTCTTACTCCACACTGGCATCCAAATGCAAATGAAATTACTACATGTACAAAGGGTTCTGGACAAGTAGTTCTTATCTCTCCCAATCCATCGTCACCTCATCAACAAGGAACGGCTATAAAAAATGTTTACGATATGACCGTGAACCAAAGTGTTTTCATCCCAAAAGGTTATTTTCATTATTTCATAAATACTGGAACAGAAAATTTTGATCTTGAATTAACTTTCAGTAACCCAAATTTCGATATTCTTACTTTAGATAACGTTGTAAACCTACTTCCAGAATACATTAGAAAACCTTCTTTAAACGGGAATCCAACTATTGAAATTCTTACAGTTGAAAATAAAACTGAAACAGTTTAG
- a CDS encoding linear amide C-N hydrolase: MCTRIFNNFNKENLTTARNMDWATELPTSLFVFRNEKNTPMVKTGTSPQNENSLIWTAKYNSVVTMVGDERKYGASDGLNSAGLMANLLYDSNASYERKDGSSCKNLDVFCWLQFVLDTCCSVQEVVEKFSKEATPQIQIIGGIVPGSTKPASLHLSISDKFGDSAIIEVNKGKYVIYNNPEFRVMTNEPSYAKQIELNQYWRWQWSNKNNFPSNTLPGGTFPSDRFARASYYLNHLYTSVSTDDSLAQSKSVVMNASVPVNFKSGDSNHPNIAQTLWTTISSHNDLKYFFCNSRTLGNIWVDLNIIDLFPAPVSRLILVEEIDSNFINKSLYGFKNNDFEATKDPFKAN, translated from the coding sequence ATGTGTACAAGAATATTTAATAATTTCAATAAAGAAAATTTAACCACAGCTCGCAATATGGATTGGGCTACCGAATTACCGACAAGTCTATTTGTTTTTAGAAATGAAAAAAATACTCCAATGGTAAAAACAGGGACAAGTCCACAAAACGAAAATTCGCTAATATGGACAGCAAAATACAATAGTGTAGTAACCATGGTGGGCGATGAACGAAAATACGGAGCGTCCGATGGATTAAACTCTGCTGGACTTATGGCTAATTTGCTATATGATAGTAATGCTAGTTATGAGCGTAAAGATGGAAGCTCTTGTAAAAATCTAGATGTATTTTGTTGGCTACAATTTGTATTAGATACTTGTTGTTCTGTACAAGAAGTTGTTGAAAAATTCAGCAAAGAGGCAACACCTCAAATACAAATCATAGGTGGTATTGTACCTGGAAGTACAAAGCCTGCTTCTTTACATTTATCTATTTCTGACAAATTTGGTGACTCAGCAATTATTGAGGTAAATAAAGGAAAATACGTCATTTATAACAATCCAGAATTTAGGGTAATGACCAATGAGCCTTCTTATGCAAAACAGATTGAGCTTAATCAATATTGGAGATGGCAATGGAGCAATAAAAACAATTTCCCAAGTAACACTTTACCAGGTGGAACATTCCCATCTGACCGTTTTGCAAGAGCTTCTTATTATCTAAATCATTTATACACTTCAGTCAGCACAGATGATTCGTTAGCACAATCAAAATCGGTTGTAATGAATGCTTCTGTTCCAGTAAACTTTAAATCTGGTGATTCAAATCATCCAAACATAGCACAAACGCTTTGGACAACTATTTCTAGTCATAATGATTTAAAATACTTTTTTTGTAATTCTAGAACACTTGGAAACATATGGGTAGATTTAAATATAATAGATTTATTCCCTGCTCCTGTTTCACGACTTATTTTGGTTGAAGAAATAGATTCTAATTTCATAAATAAATCGCTTTACGGCTTCAAAAATAATGATTTCGAAGCTACTAAAGATCCATTTAAAGCTAATTAA
- a CDS encoding FAD-dependent oxidoreductase has product MNLNYLDSKANHLIKLTNTSNMASNTLRNPRELHNLKNFIDQITTTLPSSIKISTSIGDSETFYNHYENSLIFNTRIQTNPFVIVYCENELDVITTYNAATKNELPIRVRAGGHDHEGECSGTNTIVIDVSKINHIKVDPKTKIASIGPGNKFIRLTTELAKEDVMIPHGTCATVGIAGFTMGGGWGPWTRENGMCCESLVGVDILLGNGEIVKLDVDKNGKVPELLWALRGGGGMSYGIVTELRIQTFPLPPALYRFELEWNCYEDISMLCLKETIPTIKVLKNWERLIQSDDTPSLVGTNFKINGLPWEKNKPIDVNTIAHNCILYGYWKGDKASLDAFIKKEFTGDLAPCWKNIEAPTGADYPKDTYGLNLMNSWDRESLPRIQTKMGFKNVNGIPFKPDEDKPAPHKITSRLVNKEGLGYEGKNGYEQLLKSLTSDLILKGNRTLGLFTYVTLGAIAGDFYKKHPNGNGSAFPYKDKLYTIQYQCWWNAEGKEIEKEQDSFVYDRTNRALDWIEKSREIEIQNTSGAFISFKDNSIPTETYFSYNYDKLKEIKINYSKDEYNHFRTRKTII; this is encoded by the coding sequence TTGAACTTAAACTACTTAGATAGTAAAGCAAATCATTTAATAAAACTAACAAATACATCAAATATGGCTTCAAATACTTTAAGAAACCCTCGTGAACTTCACAATCTTAAAAATTTTATAGATCAAATAACAACAACGCTCCCTTCTTCCATAAAAATTTCAACTTCTATAGGAGACTCAGAAACTTTTTATAATCATTATGAAAACAGTCTGATATTTAACACCCGAATTCAGACTAATCCATTCGTTATTGTCTATTGCGAAAATGAATTAGATGTTATAACAACCTACAATGCCGCAACCAAAAATGAACTTCCGATTCGAGTTAGAGCTGGTGGTCATGATCATGAAGGAGAATGCAGCGGAACAAATACTATTGTAATAGACGTTTCAAAAATTAACCATATCAAGGTAGACCCAAAAACTAAAATTGCATCTATTGGTCCTGGGAATAAATTTATAAGATTAACTACTGAGTTAGCCAAAGAAGATGTAATGATACCTCATGGCACTTGTGCAACGGTTGGTATTGCTGGTTTCACCATGGGTGGCGGTTGGGGTCCTTGGACAAGAGAAAACGGAATGTGTTGTGAGTCACTTGTAGGTGTAGATATCCTCTTAGGTAATGGAGAAATTGTAAAACTCGATGTTGACAAAAATGGAAAAGTCCCAGAATTACTTTGGGCGCTAAGAGGAGGTGGCGGTATGAGTTACGGCATTGTTACTGAACTTCGCATTCAAACATTCCCTTTGCCTCCTGCTTTATATCGTTTTGAATTAGAATGGAACTGTTATGAAGATATTAGTATGTTATGTTTAAAAGAAACAATACCTACTATAAAAGTACTAAAAAATTGGGAAAGACTTATTCAAAGTGACGACACTCCTTCCTTAGTAGGAACTAATTTTAAAATAAACGGATTACCTTGGGAAAAGAATAAACCAATCGATGTAAATACCATTGCTCACAATTGCATTCTCTACGGGTATTGGAAAGGTGATAAAGCAAGCCTTGACGCATTTATCAAAAAAGAATTTACAGGTGATTTAGCCCCTTGTTGGAAAAACATAGAAGCCCCAACTGGAGCAGATTATCCAAAAGACACTTATGGTTTAAATTTAATGAATTCATGGGATAGAGAATCATTGCCTAGAATTCAAACTAAAATGGGATTCAAAAATGTAAATGGCATTCCTTTTAAACCAGATGAAGACAAACCTGCACCTCATAAAATAACGTCTCGCTTAGTCAATAAAGAAGGACTTGGCTATGAAGGTAAAAATGGGTACGAACAATTATTAAAAAGTCTAACATCAGACCTCATTTTAAAAGGTAACAGAACACTTGGGCTATTTACATATGTTACACTAGGTGCAATTGCGGGTGATTTTTATAAAAAACATCCGAATGGTAATGGTAGTGCTTTTCCCTACAAAGACAAACTATATACAATACAGTACCAATGCTGGTGGAACGCAGAAGGAAAAGAAATTGAAAAAGAGCAAGATAGTTTTGTATATGACAGAACGAATAGAGCTTTAGACTGGATAGAAAAAAGTAGAGAAATAGAAATCCAGAATACCTCTGGAGCCTTTATTAGTTTCAAGGATAACTCTATCCCTACAGAAACCTATTTTTCTTATAACTATGATAAGTTGAAAGAAATTAAAATCAATTATTCAAAAGATGAGTACAATCATTTTAGAACTCGTAAAACAATCATTTAA
- a CDS encoding protein adenylyltransferase SelO, whose product MILNIKNKFTKELSADVIENDEPRQVVGACFSYVEPKKPSNPSIIHVSKDVAQSVGLTEKDLNSDEFLNVFSGKSVFKETKPYAMCYAGHQFGHWAGQLGDGRAINLFEIENNNVSLMLQLKGAGKTPYSRKGDGFAVLRSSIREHLCSEAMFHLGVPTTRSLALALSGDEVLRDVLYNGNAAYEKGAIVTRVAPSFIRFGNFEIFAAREDDKNLKSLVDYTIKYYYPEISLEGKEKYLAFFETVANKTLKMIVHWQRVGFVHGVMNTDNMSIHGLTIDYGPYGWLEDYNPNWTPNTTDNEHKRYRFGNQSKIAQWNLLQLANALFPLIEEAEPLEKILNDFPIQYEVEYLKMMHDKLGFFSENEKTKESIYLLTENLQLTETDMTIFFRDLSQVKQDDTIETALEKLKDAFYNVEEVKDITKDTWLYWFTQYLSIIKHQGVTDEDRKNAMNRVNPKYVLRNYMAQLAIDEADKGDYKLLNEMYEMLLKPYDEQPEYQKWYAKRPDWARHKVGCSALSCSS is encoded by the coding sequence ATGATATTGAATATTAAAAATAAGTTTACAAAAGAACTGTCAGCAGATGTAATTGAAAACGATGAACCTAGGCAAGTTGTTGGTGCTTGTTTTTCTTATGTAGAACCCAAAAAACCATCAAATCCAAGCATCATACATGTGTCAAAAGACGTTGCGCAAAGTGTAGGGCTAACAGAAAAGGATTTAAATTCTGATGAATTTTTAAATGTATTTTCCGGGAAATCGGTTTTTAAAGAAACGAAGCCGTATGCAATGTGTTATGCTGGGCATCAATTTGGACATTGGGCAGGGCAATTAGGAGACGGAAGAGCTATTAATTTATTTGAAATAGAAAATAATAATGTTAGTTTAATGCTTCAATTAAAAGGAGCGGGTAAAACACCTTATTCTCGAAAGGGAGATGGTTTTGCAGTTTTACGTTCTTCTATTCGTGAACACCTTTGTAGTGAAGCCATGTTCCATTTGGGAGTGCCAACTACTCGTTCTTTAGCACTAGCTTTAAGCGGAGATGAAGTTTTACGTGATGTACTATATAATGGGAATGCGGCCTACGAAAAAGGAGCAATTGTAACACGAGTTGCACCTTCTTTTATCCGTTTTGGTAATTTTGAAATTTTCGCAGCAAGAGAAGATGATAAAAATTTGAAATCACTGGTAGATTATACTATTAAATATTATTATCCTGAAATTTCATTAGAAGGAAAAGAAAAATATTTAGCTTTCTTTGAAACGGTAGCCAATAAAACGCTTAAAATGATTGTGCATTGGCAAAGAGTTGGTTTTGTTCATGGTGTAATGAATACCGATAATATGTCTATTCATGGATTGACAATCGATTATGGGCCATATGGTTGGCTGGAAGATTATAACCCGAATTGGACACCAAACACTACAGATAATGAGCACAAGAGGTATCGTTTTGGTAATCAATCTAAAATTGCACAATGGAATTTGTTGCAATTGGCGAATGCTTTATTTCCTTTAATTGAAGAAGCAGAACCTTTAGAGAAAATTTTGAACGACTTTCCTATTCAATATGAAGTTGAATATTTAAAAATGATGCATGACAAATTAGGTTTCTTCTCTGAAAATGAAAAAACGAAAGAAAGTATTTATTTGTTAACAGAGAATCTTCAATTAACAGAAACAGACATGACTATTTTTTTTAGAGATCTGAGTCAAGTTAAACAAGATGATACAATTGAAACTGCTTTAGAAAAATTGAAAGATGCATTCTATAATGTTGAAGAAGTGAAAGATATTACAAAGGATACATGGTTGTATTGGTTTACACAATATCTTTCAATTATAAAACACCAAGGAGTGACAGATGAAGATAGAAAAAATGCAATGAATCGTGTTAATCCAAAATATGTTTTGAGAAATTATATGGCTCAATTGGCTATTGACGAAGCTGATAAAGGAGATTATAAATTACTAAATGAAATGTATGAAATGCTTTTGAAGCCTTATGATGAACAACCAGAATATCAAAAATGGTATGCAAAACGACCAGATTGGGCAAGGCACAAAGTAGGATGTTCTGCATTATCATGTAGTTCTTAA
- the msrA gene encoding peptide-methionine (S)-S-oxide reductase MsrA: MKNSQLATFGGGCFWCIEAVIQRLKGIEQIVSGYTDGHIKNPAYREVCSGRTGHAEVVQVTFDSDVISYEDLLTIFMTSHDPTTLNAQGADHGTQYRSIVLYHSEEQKAIAEKVFQKVQEVYANPIVTQLKSFDVFYVAEENHQNYYNDNQEAGYCRAVIDPKIAKLRNYYADKLK; this comes from the coding sequence ATGAAAAATTCTCAATTAGCAACTTTTGGAGGTGGATGTTTTTGGTGTATAGAAGCAGTTATACAAAGGTTAAAAGGGATAGAACAAATTGTATCGGGATATACTGATGGGCATATTAAAAATCCGGCATATAGAGAAGTTTGTTCAGGAAGAACTGGTCATGCAGAAGTGGTACAGGTTACATTCGATTCGGATGTTATTTCTTATGAAGACTTACTAACCATTTTTATGACAAGTCATGATCCTACAACTTTAAATGCTCAGGGAGCAGATCATGGAACGCAATACCGTTCTATTGTCTTATATCATAGTGAGGAACAAAAAGCAATCGCGGAGAAGGTGTTTCAAAAAGTTCAGGAAGTATATGCTAATCCGATTGTTACACAACTTAAATCTTTTGATGTATTTTATGTAGCAGAAGAGAATCATCAAAATTATTATAATGATAATCAAGAAGCTGGATACTGTAGAGCGGTAATTGATCCAAAAATAGCGAAGCTAAGAAATTACTACGCAGATAAATTGAAGTAG
- a CDS encoding heme-binding protein gives MNEQKVTPPIFPNSLIIEPTQSNPEPNIKGLGPLQYLIGTWTNQNLGSSERGGKLMPYSYNLLALPSIEAKEKYILKNFTYYEEITFSPINGNVQNRGGNYSQYSNVIFYEQRVYFAEGPYKDKLVHAENGSWLFLKIDEQPLNAYGATPVIPPPNPLPVQNKLATIAKQISVPHGNSILAIGNIKNYNNLQENSYINEGPLEIEDYQGSLPQDADSITPYRIKTSTQGGNPHPLFNTNPNRPLQQSTVDYPCTKYIEWSVDTENKAALGSVTNIPFEQKKADVSNYKAQYWLQSFNSENAYTQLAYSQTIILDIPINGKIVKFPHITCNVLTKKE, from the coding sequence ATGAATGAACAAAAAGTAACTCCGCCAATATTTCCAAATTCTTTAATTATTGAACCAACCCAATCCAACCCTGAACCAAATATCAAAGGATTAGGCCCTTTGCAATATTTAATTGGAACTTGGACAAATCAAAATTTAGGGTCGTCTGAAAGAGGTGGAAAATTAATGCCTTACTCTTATAACTTATTGGCTCTTCCATCAATTGAAGCAAAGGAAAAATACATCCTAAAAAACTTCACCTATTATGAGGAAATTACCTTCTCTCCAATAAATGGAAATGTGCAGAATAGAGGAGGTAATTATAGTCAATATTCAAATGTAATTTTCTATGAACAACGCGTCTATTTTGCAGAAGGACCATATAAAGACAAACTAGTACATGCAGAAAATGGTTCGTGGCTTTTCTTAAAAATAGATGAGCAACCCTTAAATGCATATGGTGCTACTCCTGTAATTCCACCTCCAAACCCGCTCCCAGTGCAAAACAAATTAGCTACTATTGCGAAACAAATTTCTGTACCACATGGTAATTCAATTTTAGCTATTGGAAATATTAAAAACTATAATAATCTTCAAGAAAACTCATATATAAACGAAGGACCATTAGAAATTGAAGATTACCAAGGTAGTCTTCCTCAAGACGCAGATTCAATAACTCCTTACAGAATAAAAACAAGTACTCAAGGAGGAAACCCTCATCCGCTATTTAACACAAACCCAAACAGACCATTGCAGCAATCTACTGTTGATTATCCCTGTACAAAATATATTGAATGGAGTGTTGACACCGAAAACAAAGCAGCACTAGGTTCTGTAACAAACATTCCTTTTGAACAAAAAAAAGCTGATGTTTCAAACTACAAAGCACAATACTGGTTGCAATCTTTTAATTCTGAAAATGCATATACACAATTAGCCTATTCACAAACCATTATATTAGATATTCCAATAAATGGTAAAATAGTCAAATTTCCACATATCACGTGTAATGTACTAACCAAGAAAGAGTAA
- a CDS encoding inclusion body family protein codes for MSQSLTASSAQIDVLVVIDTEYIKNNFPRNTDPNNAQGINHNSQYMICYSPRGIVSGQGTADLSFKANVGDNVSFRSTSIQQNSDDAVILYGIKYWKGDKVFNTFTTNIVTRNRAVQPDPDQLNGIPPILTSQNFTSYDSKIARGGTENFYVYIAVYTLASDGQTQELYGYYYWDPQVVVPS; via the coding sequence ATGAGTCAAAGTTTAACAGCCTCTTCGGCACAAATTGATGTACTTGTAGTCATAGACACAGAATATATCAAAAATAATTTTCCAAGGAACACAGATCCTAACAATGCTCAAGGAATAAATCATAATAGTCAATATATGATTTGTTACAGCCCTAGAGGAATTGTTTCTGGTCAAGGAACTGCAGATTTAAGTTTTAAAGCTAATGTTGGAGATAATGTTTCATTTAGAAGCACATCAATTCAGCAAAATTCTGATGATGCCGTAATTCTTTACGGAATTAAATACTGGAAAGGAGATAAAGTATTTAATACATTTACTACAAATATTGTTACAAGAAATAGAGCCGTTCAACCTGATCCAGATCAATTAAATGGTATTCCTCCAATTTTAACGTCTCAAAACTTTACAAGTTACGATTCTAAAATTGCTAGAGGTGGAACTGAAAACTTCTATGTGTACATTGCAGTTTATACACTTGCATCTGATGGTCAAACACAAGAATTATATGGTTATTATTATTGGGATCCTCAAGTTGTAGTTCCTTCTTAA